A window of Bacillota bacterium contains these coding sequences:
- a CDS encoding HAD family hydrolase, whose amino-acid sequence MTVQSQTKPRFVFFDLDGTLYDVVAATDAALVTALERGCDLLGLDKQAIADYRQKFWQEYFRLVEQTQITEPAELLSVLFRRTLCLKRAEAEENYALGDRLARAWLDELMVNVKPFPQVSELLDRLQKEGIGRGIISNGAGSWQRLKLAALGLNGYFLEENLFFSDERGLAKPETGMFRLALESCGLTASETIFVGDSPVSDVPGALAVGLTVIWLNRYELTLPNICDLSGRLLQAESFSQAAELINRLLFWN is encoded by the coding sequence ATGACAGTACAGAGCCAAACGAAACCTCGATTTGTCTTCTTTGATCTCGACGGCACCTTGTACGATGTGGTGGCGGCTACTGATGCTGCGTTGGTAACGGCACTGGAGAGGGGTTGCGATCTTTTAGGCTTAGATAAACAAGCGATAGCAGATTATAGGCAAAAGTTTTGGCAGGAATATTTTCGCCTTGTTGAACAAACGCAGATAACTGAGCCGGCGGAACTATTATCAGTTCTTTTTCGTCGCACCTTATGTTTGAAGAGGGCGGAAGCAGAGGAAAACTATGCGTTAGGAGATCGCCTGGCTCGTGCGTGGCTGGATGAGCTTATGGTGAACGTAAAACCTTTTCCTCAAGTTAGTGAGTTGTTGGACAGGTTGCAGAAAGAAGGAATCGGCCGCGGCATTATTAGTAACGGTGCCGGTAGCTGGCAGCGGCTAAAGCTGGCAGCCCTTGGGCTTAATGGTTACTTTTTAGAAGAGAACCTGTTTTTTTCTGATGAACGGGGTTTGGCTAAACCGGAAACAGGTATGTTTCGCCTGGCCTTGGAAAGCTGTGGGCTTACGGCTTCGGAAACTATATTTGTGGGCGATTCACCGGTGTCGGATGTTCCCGGTGCGTTGGCTGTAGGCTTAACTGTGATCTGGCTTAACCGCTACGAGCTTACTCTCCCCAACATCTGCGATCTTTCCGGCCGGCTATTGCAGGCGGAATCCTTTTCCCAAGCGGCCGAACTTATTAACAGGCTGCTATTTTGGAACTAA